One genomic window of Candidatus Acidiferrales bacterium includes the following:
- a CDS encoding alpha-L-fucosidase, with translation MRLLLLLLTPYLAVSFPESAIVHAKENYAVITSRDTKADIIYKAANVVPSPQQYAWQKMEYIAFVHFGMNTFTSQELGSGQESRDLFNPTDLNCDQWARIFKEAGMKMAILTAKHHDGFCLWPSKFTKHSVKFSPWKDGKGDVVREFVNACRKYGLKVGLYLSPWDRNNPSYGTPEYNQYYMNQLKELLTNYGKIDEIWFDGYKGPEAKNEEYDWHVYYRLIRRLQPNIVISISGPDVRWVGTETGYGRDSEWDVLPIDLSKLTEEKIENDSHPLDDVFLPQNYMGEDLGDRDKLYDAKGLFWYPAETDVSIRPGWFYKASQDTMVKSVSELVDIYFNSVGKNSVLLLNVPPDGRGLITDYDKRALMGLHKVIKETFSHNFARNAKAKIDNHPDEQSFSSLFGKGKCWSGEEGLDTSVIEFILPKEETLDVAMLQEDIRIGQRIEKFRIDYWDGESWNKLVEGTTVGYKRLLRFDPVNTSRVRLVIEKSRSNPSLANLGLYWLPAQYLNTSK, from the coding sequence ATGAGGTTACTTCTCTTGCTCCTCACTCCATATCTTGCGGTCTCATTTCCTGAGTCTGCAATTGTACATGCAAAGGAAAATTATGCCGTCATAACATCGCGGGATACGAAAGCCGACATAATCTATAAAGCAGCAAACGTTGTTCCATCACCGCAGCAATATGCCTGGCAGAAGATGGAATACATCGCCTTCGTTCATTTTGGGATGAATACATTCACATCACAAGAACTAGGGAGCGGCCAGGAAAGTCGGGATCTTTTCAACCCGACTGATTTGAATTGTGATCAATGGGCACGGATATTCAAAGAAGCGGGAATGAAAATGGCAATTCTAACCGCAAAGCACCACGACGGCTTTTGCCTTTGGCCGAGTAAATTCACAAAACACAGTGTCAAGTTCAGCCCGTGGAAAGACGGCAAGGGTGATGTTGTCAGAGAATTCGTCAATGCCTGCAGGAAATACGGACTGAAGGTAGGATTGTACCTCTCTCCGTGGGACAGGAATAATCCAAGTTACGGCACACCGGAGTACAATCAATACTACATGAATCAATTGAAAGAGCTGTTGACAAACTACGGGAAGATAGATGAAATCTGGTTTGATGGTTACAAAGGTCCGGAAGCTAAGAATGAAGAATACGATTGGCATGTATATTACAGGCTGATAAGAAGACTTCAGCCGAACATTGTGATATCAATCTCCGGCCCTGATGTACGCTGGGTCGGAACAGAAACCGGATATGGAAGGGACTCTGAATGGGACGTTCTGCCGATCGACTTGAGCAAGCTTACCGAAGAGAAGATTGAGAACGATTCTCATCCACTCGACGATGTGTTCCTGCCGCAAAACTACATGGGTGAAGATCTCGGTGATAGGGACAAGTTGTACGATGCAAAAGGGTTGTTTTGGTATCCTGCCGAGACCGATGTCTCGATCCGTCCGGGATGGTTCTACAAAGCCTCTCAGGATACCATGGTGAAATCAGTCTCAGAGCTTGTCGACATTTATTTCAACTCGGTCGGAAAGAACTCGGTTCTCCTTTTAAATGTCCCGCCTGACGGAAGGGGGCTGATAACCGATTATGATAAAAGAGCTCTGATGGGTCTTCATAAAGTTATCAAAGAGACTTTTAGTCATAACTTTGCTCGCAATGCAAAAGCAAAAATCGATAACCATCCAGACGAGCAGAGTTTTTCGTCACTCTTTGGAAAAGGGAAATGCTGGTCGGGTGAAGAAGGATTGGACACCTCGGTGATCGAATTTATTCTTCCTAAAGAAGAGACTCTCGATGTTGCGATGCTTCAGGAAGACATACGGATCGGACAGAGAATCGAGAAATTCAGGATAGATTATTGGGATGGTGAATCCTGGAACAAATTGGTTGAAGGAACGACCGTGGGCTATAAACGATTGCTTCGATTTGACCCTGTCAAT